One region of Bosea sp. 29B genomic DNA includes:
- the tssJ gene encoding type VI secretion system lipoprotein TssJ: MKPVIGSVLLPTRRSLLAGLAVGAGAPLIAACSSGPPAAKTTSLEFGIEADQEINANENGDPSPIVLRVYELKTKNAFEQASFFELLDSDTAKLGADLVAKREFEVKPGEKSSVKRDSPAEAKHIGVIAGFRQIEVAQWRSLVDIVPDRDNAFLITVRALAVKIELQRASRNFGLI, translated from the coding sequence GTGAAGCCGGTCATCGGGTCTGTGCTGCTGCCGACGCGCCGGTCGTTGCTCGCCGGCCTCGCGGTCGGCGCCGGTGCACCGCTCATCGCTGCCTGTTCCTCCGGGCCGCCGGCAGCCAAGACGACCTCGCTCGAATTCGGGATCGAGGCCGACCAGGAGATCAATGCCAACGAGAATGGCGACCCGTCGCCGATCGTGCTGCGCGTCTACGAACTCAAGACCAAGAACGCCTTCGAGCAGGCGAGCTTCTTCGAGCTGCTCGACAGCGATACGGCCAAGCTCGGCGCCGACCTCGTCGCCAAGCGCGAGTTCGAGGTGAAACCGGGCGAGAAGAGTTCCGTCAAGCGCGACTCGCCGGCCGAGGCCAAGCATATCGGCGTGATCGCCGGCTTCCGCCAGATCGAGGTCGCGCAATGGCGCTCGCTGGTCGACATCGTGCCGGACCGCGACAACGCCTTCCTGATCACCGTCCGCGCCCTGGCCGTGAAGATCGAGTTGCAGCGCGCCTCCCGCAATTTCGGCCTGATCTGA
- the icmH gene encoding type IVB secretion system protein IcmH/DotU translates to MSSDHSFDPPTVVGHRPVGLAQPRPAGAAIHDPPTTPFAPPRQPLAASTFAPPPAARPTGFASSAPAPSLIPRSEPARPQQRRGTSAATREAPPASLQANAEIADGSDALVAAANPLLALVAQLRDAVDFADVAQLRSEVIEQIHKFEEAAVRNGAAAGDVQAARYILCSVIDETVMTTPWGAASDWSTSSLLNRFHNETWGGEKVFAILDRVKADPRKNIALLKLIDFVLLLGFEGMHRVLDNGRERLADLRDEVGQLVGRNLPPPTSELSAHWQGVGAEKALRSFFPLWIVFAAAGFLLVTMYSFHRYRLAVEVAPVVERMQALENTIASGAVRP, encoded by the coding sequence GTGAGCAGCGATCACAGCTTCGATCCGCCGACCGTCGTCGGGCACAGGCCGGTCGGCCTGGCGCAGCCGCGGCCGGCCGGAGCGGCGATCCATGACCCGCCGACGACGCCGTTCGCGCCGCCGCGCCAGCCGCTCGCGGCTTCGACCTTCGCTCCACCGCCGGCAGCTCGACCCACCGGCTTCGCGTCATCAGCGCCCGCGCCTTCGCTCATCCCACGGTCGGAACCCGCGAGACCGCAGCAGCGGCGTGGCACCTCCGCAGCGACCCGCGAAGCCCCTCCAGCTTCCTTGCAGGCGAATGCCGAGATCGCCGACGGCTCGGACGCGCTGGTCGCGGCTGCCAACCCTCTGCTGGCGCTGGTGGCGCAATTGCGCGATGCCGTCGACTTCGCCGACGTCGCGCAATTGCGCAGCGAGGTGATCGAGCAGATCCACAAATTCGAGGAGGCGGCGGTCCGGAACGGCGCAGCCGCCGGCGACGTTCAAGCTGCACGCTACATCCTCTGTTCGGTGATCGACGAAACGGTGATGACGACGCCCTGGGGCGCCGCCAGCGACTGGAGCACCAGCTCGCTGCTCAACCGCTTCCACAATGAGACCTGGGGCGGCGAGAAGGTCTTCGCCATCCTCGACCGGGTGAAGGCCGATCCGCGCAAGAACATCGCCTTGCTCAAGCTGATCGACTTCGTGCTGCTGCTCGGCTTCGAGGGCATGCACCGCGTGCTCGACAATGGCCGCGAGCGTCTCGCCGATTTGCGCGATGAGGTCGGCCAACTCGTCGGCCGCAATCTGCCGCCGCCCACCTCGGAGCTCTCGGCGCATTGGCAGGGCGTCGGCGCCGAGAAGGCGCTGCGGAGCTTCTTCCCGCTCTGGATCGTCTTCGCCGCCGCAGGATTCCTGCTGGTGACCATGTACAGCTTCCATCGCTACCGCCTCGCGGTCGAGGTCGCGCCGGTGGTCGAGCGCATGCAGGCGCTCGAGAACACGATCGCCTCGGGGGCGGTGCGGCCATGA
- the tagH gene encoding type VI secretion system-associated FHA domain protein TagH, producing the protein MRLLLTVLGLQRSTLGDRSTHIFGEAGGTLGRSASCDWILPDERNTLSARHARISHNGRGFLITDTSTNGVYLNAVDAPLGRDQSAPLSNGDTIYLADYIISVAILREESAPAPMPVPMPVAAIPPAPALQPIPVAAPAIPMGLELPAPAPVMPASIPAVAQRQPTQVPGLIPDDFDFSDLAPARPQAVPATAMPMQVASPPAPVMPMSPVEPVMSQQAPAAAVDPLALLRQRAMARAASIDLTPQEPGAPSRPMADVALPGGSSASTSGDAAAFWSGLGLDPARIPPEARARLLEELGGALRQAAGGLVSMLSARKSMKDEFRLDQTRLAPQENNPFKFFSHGDEALRRVVVEGAPGFLPLDMSVKQCFADMHAHEVALASAMQTSIRELLDRLAPARLESEAEPGLLGRKPDRSRLWERYAELHGELAGDLDRTIRTLVSDELARASARPGAKA; encoded by the coding sequence ATGAGACTGCTGCTGACCGTGCTCGGGCTGCAACGCAGCACGCTCGGCGATCGGTCTACGCATATCTTCGGGGAAGCGGGTGGCACGCTCGGGCGCAGCGCCAGCTGCGACTGGATTCTGCCTGATGAGCGCAACACGCTTTCGGCCCGGCACGCCCGCATCTCGCATAACGGCCGCGGCTTCCTGATCACCGATACCAGCACCAACGGCGTCTATCTCAACGCGGTCGATGCGCCGCTCGGGCGCGACCAGAGTGCGCCGCTGAGCAATGGCGACACCATCTACCTCGCCGACTACATCATCTCGGTCGCGATCTTGCGCGAGGAATCGGCACCTGCACCGATGCCTGTCCCCATGCCGGTCGCCGCAATACCACCGGCACCTGCGCTGCAGCCGATCCCCGTCGCAGCGCCAGCCATTCCGATGGGCCTGGAGCTGCCAGCACCTGCGCCTGTCATGCCCGCATCGATACCGGCTGTGGCGCAACGCCAGCCGACACAAGTCCCTGGCTTGATCCCGGATGATTTCGACTTCAGCGACCTTGCCCCGGCAAGGCCGCAGGCCGTTCCGGCAACCGCGATGCCCATGCAGGTCGCATCGCCGCCGGCCCCGGTCATGCCAATGTCTCCGGTCGAGCCTGTCATGTCCCAGCAGGCACCCGCCGCGGCGGTCGATCCACTCGCCTTGTTGCGCCAGCGCGCCATGGCACGGGCCGCCTCGATCGACCTGACGCCGCAGGAGCCGGGCGCCCCGTCTCGTCCGATGGCCGACGTCGCGCTGCCGGGAGGCTCATCTGCGTCGACCTCTGGCGATGCCGCCGCTTTCTGGTCCGGGCTCGGGCTCGATCCGGCCCGCATCCCGCCCGAGGCGCGGGCGCGCTTGCTGGAGGAGCTCGGCGGCGCGCTGCGCCAGGCGGCGGGCGGGCTCGTCTCGATGCTGTCGGCACGCAAGTCGATGAAGGACGAGTTCCGCCTCGACCAGACGCGGCTCGCGCCGCAGGAAAACAACCCCTTCAAGTTCTTCTCGCATGGCGACGAGGCGCTGCGCCGGGTCGTGGTCGAGGGCGCACCCGGTTTCCTGCCGCTCGACATGTCGGTGAAACAGTGTTTCGCCGACATGCATGCGCATGAGGTCGCGCTCGCCTCGGCGATGCAGACCAGCATCCGCGAACTGCTCGACAGGCTGGCGCCGGCACGGCTCGAATCCGAAGCCGAGCCGGGCCTCCTCGGCCGCAAGCCAGACAGGAGCCGGCTCTGGGAGCGTTATGCCGAGCTGCATGGCGAGCTCGCGGGCGATCTCGACCGGACGATCCGCACGCTCGTCTCCGACGAGCTGGCACGCGCGTCTGCCCGGCCGGGAGCCAAGGCGTGA
- the tssG gene encoding type VI secretion system baseplate subunit TssG, producing the protein MDAAGRHDERDLSAVAALDAATVQFNALCLQLEEAFPQPGGIGSSGSPRREAVRFRANPTLGFPAEEVAAIELPARAGEPIVVTANLFGLHGPSSPLPPAFTERIVFAEDGGALRDFSDFFNHRLLGLLFRIWKHYRHQHRYEAGATDPISGAVAALFGMFGVAQEGDRPARTLLLPYAGVLALHSRSASVVAGVVSHYFGVPSAIEEFVPREIRIPEEAQWRLGAPGIELGVDTVAGEAMRDVMGKFRLRLGPLTSAQCDRLLPGGPDHATLTELIRLSIREPLDWDIAFVLAPGEARPFRLGETRLGWSGWLDVDPGSPVEFVI; encoded by the coding sequence ATGGACGCCGCGGGCCGGCACGACGAGCGCGACCTGAGCGCCGTCGCGGCGCTCGACGCTGCCACGGTCCAGTTCAACGCTCTCTGCCTTCAGCTGGAAGAAGCTTTCCCGCAGCCGGGCGGCATCGGCTCGTCCGGCTCGCCGCGGCGTGAGGCAGTGCGCTTCCGCGCCAATCCGACGCTCGGCTTTCCGGCCGAGGAGGTTGCCGCGATCGAATTGCCGGCCCGCGCCGGCGAGCCCATCGTCGTCACCGCCAATCTCTTCGGCCTGCATGGCCCGTCCTCGCCACTGCCGCCGGCTTTCACCGAGCGCATCGTCTTCGCCGAGGATGGCGGGGCGTTGCGTGACTTCTCCGACTTCTTCAACCACCGCCTGCTCGGGCTGCTCTTCCGTATCTGGAAGCACTACCGACATCAGCACCGTTATGAGGCAGGCGCGACCGATCCGATCTCTGGCGCCGTCGCTGCGCTCTTCGGCATGTTCGGCGTCGCGCAGGAGGGTGACCGGCCGGCGCGCACGCTGCTCCTGCCCTATGCCGGCGTGCTGGCATTGCACAGCCGCTCGGCCTCGGTCGTCGCCGGCGTGGTCAGCCATTATTTCGGCGTGCCCAGTGCGATCGAGGAGTTCGTGCCGCGCGAGATCCGCATCCCGGAGGAGGCGCAGTGGCGCCTCGGTGCGCCCGGCATCGAGCTCGGCGTCGATACGGTCGCCGGCGAAGCCATGCGCGACGTCATGGGCAAGTTCCGCCTGCGACTCGGGCCGCTGACCTCCGCACAATGCGACCGGCTGCTGCCGGGTGGGCCGGACCATGCCACGCTGACCGAATTGATCCGCCTCTCGATCCGCGAGCCGCTGGACTGGGATATCGCCTTCGTGCTGGCGCCCGGAGAGGCGCGCCCATTCCGCCTCGGCGAGACACGGCTCGGCTGGTCGGGTTGGCTCGACGTCGATCCGGGCAGCCCCGTCGAATTCGTCATCTGA
- the tssF gene encoding type VI secretion system baseplate subunit TssF: MSLNAHYEDELSYLRELGQEFSRANPKLAGFLSREASDPDVERLLEGFAFTVARLRQKLEDEMPELVHGLIRLVWPHYLRPIPPMSVVAFEAAAGGGPGVTRVPAGIALASRPVDGVSCRFRTCYPVEVLPFSIMRTESENRPTTARLALTLQAAGRGTLQGLQGGRLRLFFNTEREPQVGRTLLLWLSRHLRSITVTSDSGESATLPASAIRPVGFEDGEGVLPYPSNAFIGFRHLQEYLAFPAKFLFVDVTGLEALAGLSGKAATFAFEFSRPFPDQVRVAEGHVRLNCTPVVNLFAHEAHPLRIDRSRSEYRVVAGGRAGAEIYAIDKVTGYLQGRAERIVYEPFEAFRHDLPGEAESKLFYRERLRPAVVGRGVDHYLSFVSRLERASAPPAEVISIGLTCSNGALAERLPVGAIDQPTSETPATVSFANVMGVTPHTPPPIGENLLWRLISNLSRNYGSLVDVGALRTLVASYDFRAVHDAQARRRLELLLEGLEAFESGVEDGVLRGQPVRVRTIRLTVAESKIGGEAELYLFGAVLERFFAVYASLNSLHRFAIHGTESKVEYKWTPRAGTTSAT, encoded by the coding sequence ATGTCGCTGAACGCCCATTACGAAGACGAACTCTCCTATCTGCGCGAGCTCGGCCAGGAGTTCTCTCGGGCCAATCCGAAGCTCGCCGGCTTCCTGTCGCGCGAGGCGAGCGACCCCGATGTCGAGCGTTTGCTGGAAGGCTTCGCTTTCACCGTCGCGCGCCTGCGCCAGAAGCTCGAAGACGAGATGCCGGAGCTCGTGCACGGGCTGATCCGGCTGGTCTGGCCGCATTATCTACGCCCGATCCCGCCGATGAGCGTCGTTGCCTTCGAGGCGGCGGCAGGCGGCGGACCTGGCGTCACGCGGGTTCCGGCGGGCATTGCGCTGGCCTCGCGACCGGTCGACGGCGTCTCCTGCCGCTTCCGCACCTGCTATCCGGTTGAGGTGCTGCCGTTTTCGATCATGCGGACCGAGAGCGAGAACCGGCCGACCACGGCGCGGCTCGCGCTGACCCTGCAGGCGGCCGGGCGCGGCACGCTGCAGGGCCTGCAAGGCGGGCGCCTGCGGCTTTTCTTCAACACCGAGCGCGAGCCGCAGGTCGGGCGCACGCTGCTGCTCTGGCTGTCGCGCCATCTGCGGTCGATCACTGTCACCAGCGATTCCGGCGAGAGCGCCACCCTGCCGGCGAGTGCGATCCGCCCGGTTGGCTTCGAGGACGGGGAGGGCGTCCTGCCCTATCCGTCGAACGCCTTCATCGGCTTCCGGCATTTGCAGGAATATCTCGCCTTCCCGGCCAAGTTCCTGTTCGTCGACGTGACCGGGCTCGAAGCCTTGGCGGGCCTCTCGGGCAAGGCTGCGACCTTCGCCTTCGAGTTCTCGCGGCCCTTCCCGGATCAGGTCAGGGTGGCGGAGGGCCATGTCCGGCTGAATTGCACGCCGGTGGTCAACCTCTTCGCCCACGAGGCGCACCCGCTACGCATCGACCGCTCCCGCAGCGAGTACCGCGTCGTCGCTGGCGGGCGCGCGGGAGCGGAAATCTACGCAATCGACAAGGTTACCGGCTATCTGCAGGGCCGGGCCGAACGCATCGTCTACGAGCCCTTCGAAGCCTTCCGCCACGATCTGCCAGGCGAGGCTGAGAGCAAGCTCTTCTATCGCGAGCGGCTGCGCCCGGCCGTGGTCGGCCGCGGCGTCGATCACTACCTCTCTTTCGTCTCGCGCCTGGAGCGGGCCTCGGCCCCGCCGGCGGAGGTGATCTCGATCGGGCTGACCTGCTCGAACGGCGCTTTGGCCGAGCGGCTGCCCGTCGGCGCGATCGACCAGCCGACCTCGGAGACGCCGGCGACCGTCAGCTTCGCCAATGTGATGGGCGTGACGCCCCATACCCCGCCGCCGATCGGCGAGAACTTGCTCTGGCGCCTGATCTCGAATCTCTCGCGCAATTACGGCTCGCTCGTCGATGTTGGGGCGCTGCGCACGCTGGTCGCGAGCTATGATTTCCGCGCCGTGCACGATGCGCAAGCGCGCCGCCGGCTGGAACTGCTGCTGGAGGGGTTGGAAGCCTTCGAGAGCGGCGTCGAGGATGGCGTGCTGCGCGGTCAGCCGGTCCGCGTCCGCACGATCAGGTTGACCGTGGCCGAGAGCAAGATCGGCGGCGAGGCCGAGCTCTACCTGTTCGGGGCGGTGCTGGAGCGCTTCTTTGCGGTCTATGCCAGCCTCAACAGCCTGCACCGTTTCGCCATCCACGGCACCGAGAGCAAGGTCGAGTACAAATGGACGCCGCGGGCCGGCACGACGAGCGCGACCTGA
- the tssE gene encoding type VI secretion system baseplate subunit TssE produces the protein MASLFERLETAREPGVGSPDAAPQLGLSDSVLANVRRILNARQGCCETRPDFGMPDLNDISREASETIPAIAQTVKAQLETFEPRLREVLVKPMLNEAPGEFAFSVSAVLIDGENGEAMRFDTVLGNDRQMRLRN, from the coding sequence GTGGCGAGCCTGTTCGAACGATTGGAGACCGCGCGCGAGCCCGGCGTCGGCTCACCCGACGCGGCGCCGCAGCTCGGCCTGTCCGACAGCGTGCTGGCGAATGTCAGGCGCATCCTGAACGCGCGCCAGGGCTGCTGCGAGACGCGGCCGGATTTCGGCATGCCCGATCTCAACGACATCTCGCGCGAGGCGTCCGAGACCATCCCGGCGATCGCGCAGACGGTGAAGGCGCAGCTCGAGACCTTCGAGCCACGGCTGCGCGAAGTGCTGGTCAAGCCAATGCTGAACGAGGCGCCTGGTGAGTTCGCCTTCTCGGTGAGCGCCGTGCTGATCGATGGTGAGAACGGCGAGGCGATGCGCTTCGACACCGTGCTCGGCAATGACCGGCAGATGCGGCTGCGGAATTGA
- the tssK gene encoding type VI secretion system baseplate subunit TssK, which yields MTLVSKPLWSEGMLIRPQHFQQYDRWIEHVVEGRTTALAAFAWGLRKLTLGTELLPLGRIAVQSVAAVMPDGTVIDTAGGIAIEARAVPPNTKNTLVKLAVALRPLDGAEIGDGGRSRRYEAAEQPVRDVTAPDRAAVSLRVGRLSARLLLEGEAEDDLVTLPIARIREVDATGAVLLDENYVPPCLDFQASQRLVRLVSEIRSLLRSRAEALAGQSAAGPAAAESGGLVDLVVLSIVNGQEAVFDHFATTPGLHPEQVYRAALALAGQLSTFSVSRRRSADFPPYDHLDLDASFAAVLDQLRQLLAVVIERNAIALPLQDRGYGIRLSTISDRTLFQDARFVLIALASVPTETLRSQLPISMKVGSVEQIRDLVNLQLPGIPLTALPVAPRELPFLQGGVYFELDQSVELWRNLTRSAAFALHVSGDYPDLHLEFWAIRGKRA from the coding sequence ATGACGCTGGTGAGCAAACCGCTCTGGTCCGAGGGCATGCTGATCCGCCCGCAGCACTTCCAGCAATATGATCGCTGGATCGAGCATGTGGTCGAAGGGCGCACCACTGCGCTCGCCGCCTTCGCCTGGGGGCTGCGCAAGCTTACGCTCGGGACCGAATTGCTGCCGCTCGGGCGCATCGCCGTCCAATCGGTCGCCGCCGTGATGCCGGACGGGACGGTGATCGATACCGCCGGCGGCATTGCGATCGAGGCACGGGCAGTCCCGCCGAACACCAAGAATACGCTGGTGAAGCTCGCCGTCGCCCTGCGCCCGCTCGACGGGGCAGAGATCGGCGATGGCGGCCGCAGCCGGCGCTACGAGGCGGCCGAGCAGCCGGTGCGCGACGTGACCGCCCCGGACCGGGCAGCGGTCAGCCTCAGGGTCGGGCGGCTCTCGGCGCGGCTTCTGCTCGAAGGGGAAGCCGAGGACGATCTCGTCACGCTGCCGATTGCACGGATCCGCGAGGTCGATGCGACCGGCGCCGTGCTCCTCGACGAGAACTACGTCCCGCCCTGCCTCGACTTCCAGGCGTCGCAGCGCCTCGTGCGCCTCGTCAGCGAGATCCGCTCACTCTTGCGCAGCCGAGCGGAGGCGCTGGCTGGGCAATCGGCCGCCGGTCCCGCCGCGGCCGAGAGCGGCGGGCTCGTCGACCTCGTCGTACTCTCGATCGTCAACGGCCAGGAAGCCGTCTTCGACCATTTCGCGACGACGCCGGGCCTGCATCCCGAGCAGGTCTATCGCGCGGCATTGGCGCTCGCCGGCCAGCTCTCGACCTTCTCGGTCTCGCGCCGGCGCAGCGCCGATTTCCCTCCTTACGACCATCTCGATCTCGATGCCTCCTTCGCGGCTGTGCTCGACCAATTGCGTCAGCTCCTGGCGGTGGTGATCGAGCGCAATGCGATCGCGCTGCCCCTGCAGGATCGCGGTTACGGCATCCGCCTCTCGACGATCAGCGACCGCACTTTGTTCCAGGATGCGCGCTTCGTCCTGATCGCGCTGGCGAGCGTGCCGACCGAGACGCTGCGCAGCCAGCTGCCGATCTCGATGAAGGTCGGCTCGGTCGAGCAGATCCGCGATCTCGTCAACCTGCAGCTGCCCGGCATTCCGCTGACCGCGCTGCCGGTGGCACCGCGCGAGCTGCCCTTCCTGCAGGGCGGCGTCTATTTCGAGCTCGACCAGAGCGTCGAGCTCTGGCGCAACCTGACGCGCTCGGCGGCCTTCGCCCTGCATGTCAGCGGTGACTATCCCGACCTGCATCTCGAATTCTGGGCCATTCGCGGGAAACGCGCGTGA
- the tssC gene encoding type VI secretion system contractile sheath large subunit, translated as MSNQQLELAQDASVVTTELSLLDQILGETKLQPNDEGYDVARRGVAAFISELMLPARKDEKVNNAVIDQMIAAIDGKLSAQLDEILHDESFQKLESAWRGLKFVVDRTDFRQNIRIELLNCSKDELLADFEDSPEVVKSGLYKHIYSAEFGQFGGKPYGAVISNYEFSAGPQDVKLMQFMSGVGAISHAPMIASAGPQMFGVETYEEIANLKDLESIFEGPRYAKWNAFRETEDARYLGLTVPRFLLRIPYGSDTVPVKAFNYEEKSAGETDNYLWGNAAYTFATRLTESFAQYRWCPNIIGPQSGGAVENLPVHNFESMGQLQSKVPTEVLVTDRREYELAEQGFIALTMRKGSDNAAFFSANSVQKPKYFGNTPEAKQAELNYKLGTQLPYMFMINRLAHYIKVLQRENIGSWKSREELQEELGKWISQYVADQDNPSPEVRARRPLRKAEIRVEDVEGEPGWYRVAMSVVPHFKYMGADFTLSLKGKLDKQ; from the coding sequence ATGAGCAATCAGCAACTCGAGCTCGCCCAGGATGCTTCGGTCGTCACGACCGAATTGTCGCTGCTCGACCAGATCCTCGGCGAGACCAAGCTCCAGCCGAACGACGAGGGTTATGACGTCGCCCGCCGCGGCGTCGCCGCCTTCATCTCCGAACTAATGCTGCCGGCGCGCAAGGACGAGAAGGTCAACAACGCCGTCATCGACCAGATGATCGCCGCGATCGACGGCAAGCTCTCCGCCCAGCTCGACGAAATCCTCCATGACGAGTCGTTCCAGAAGCTGGAATCGGCTTGGCGCGGGCTGAAATTCGTCGTCGACCGCACCGATTTCCGCCAGAACATCCGCATCGAGCTGCTCAACTGCTCGAAGGACGAGCTCCTGGCCGATTTCGAGGACAGCCCGGAGGTCGTCAAGTCCGGCCTCTACAAGCACATCTACTCGGCCGAGTTCGGCCAGTTCGGCGGCAAGCCGTATGGCGCGGTGATCTCCAATTACGAGTTCTCCGCCGGCCCGCAGGACGTGAAGCTGATGCAGTTCATGTCCGGCGTCGGCGCGATCTCGCATGCGCCGATGATCGCCTCGGCTGGGCCGCAGATGTTCGGCGTCGAGACATACGAGGAGATCGCCAATCTCAAGGATCTCGAATCGATCTTCGAGGGTCCGCGCTATGCCAAGTGGAACGCCTTCCGCGAGACGGAAGACGCCCGCTATCTCGGCCTGACCGTGCCGCGCTTCCTGCTGCGCATCCCCTATGGTTCGGACACGGTTCCGGTGAAGGCCTTTAACTACGAGGAGAAGAGCGCCGGCGAGACCGACAACTATCTCTGGGGCAACGCGGCCTACACCTTCGCGACGCGCCTGACCGAGTCCTTCGCGCAGTATCGCTGGTGCCCGAACATCATCGGCCCGCAATCGGGCGGCGCGGTCGAGAACCTGCCGGTCCATAATTTCGAGTCGATGGGCCAGCTCCAGTCCAAGGTCCCGACCGAGGTGCTGGTGACCGACCGGCGTGAATACGAGCTCGCCGAGCAGGGCTTCATCGCGCTGACCATGCGCAAAGGCAGCGACAACGCCGCCTTCTTCTCGGCGAACTCGGTGCAGAAGCCGAAATATTTCGGCAATACGCCGGAAGCCAAGCAGGCGGAGCTGAACTACAAGCTCGGCACGCAGCTGCCTTATATGTTCATGATCAACCGCCTGGCGCACTACATCAAGGTGCTGCAGCGCGAGAACATCGGCTCCTGGAAGAGCCGCGAGGAGCTCCAGGAAGAGCTCGGCAAGTGGATCAGCCAGTATGTCGCCGACCAGGACAACCCTTCGCCGGAGGTCCGGGCGCGCCGGCCGCTGCGCAAGGCCGAGATCCGGGTCGAGGATGTCGAGGGCGAGCCGGGCTGGTACCGCGTAGCGATGTCGGTCGTGCCGCACTTCAAGTACATGGGCGCTGACTTCACGCTCTCGCTGAAGGGCAAACTCGACAAGCAGTGA